In Oryza sativa Japonica Group chromosome 2, ASM3414082v1, the following are encoded in one genomic region:
- the LOC4328628 gene encoding probable calcium-binding protein CML21 isoform X1, with amino-acid sequence MYRSYMLFVASIGLMRIVPPQVLSSKVSGKWLLSPYKIALFAEMGGIVGRGDSPRHTSPASKLERKMVEAMQQRAQKGTSVKSFNSVIMKFPKIDESLRNCRIIFQQFDEDSNGEIDQQELKHCFQKLDISFTDEEIKDLFQACDIYENMGMKFNEFIVFLCLVYLLNDPLVSEARKRMGLGSLEPTFETLVDSFVFLDKNKDGYVSKNEMIQAINETIGGERSSGRIGMKRFEEMDWDKNGTVTFKEFLFAFTRWVGIDDNEDDDDEEGV; translated from the exons TGCGCATCGTGCCGCCTCAAGTTTTGTCGAGTAAGGTTTCAG GGAAGTGGCTTCTATCACCCTACAAAATTGCGTTGTTTGCTGAAATGGGGGGCATAGTCGGGCGGGGTGATTCTCCAAGGCACACTTCACCAGCATCAAAGTTAGAGAGAAAGATGGTTGAAGCCATGCAGCAGAGAGCACAGAAAGGAACTTCTGTTAAATCATTCAATAGTGTTATTATGAAGTTCCCAAAAATTGACGAGAGTTTGAGAAACTGCAGAATTATCTTTCAGCAATTTG ATGAAGATTCCAATGGTGAAATAGATCAACAAGAACTTAAGCATTGTTTTCAAAAGTTGGATATCTCATTCACAGATGAGGAGATAAAAGACCTATTTCAGGCATGTGACATTTATGAAAACATGGGCATGAAATTTAATGAGTTCATTGTCTTCCTGTGCCTTGTTTATCTTCTGAATGATCCGCTTGTGTCAGAAGCA AGAAAAAGAATGGGACTAGGTAGTCTTGAACCAACTTTCGAGACATTGGTTGATTCATTCGTCTTCTTGGACAAAAACAAAGATGGGTATGTCAGCAAGAATGAGATGATACAAGCGATCAACGAAACCATCGGAGGAGAACGCTCTTCTGGGCGGATAGGCATGAAAAGATTTG AGGAAATGGATTGGGACAAGAATGGAACGGTGACCTTCAAGGAGTTCCTCTTCGCTTTTACTCGTTGGGTGGGGATTGATGATAAcgaagatgacgacgatgaggagGGAGTGTAA
- the LOC4328628 gene encoding probable calcium-binding protein CML21 isoform X2 has protein sequence MGGIVGRGDSPRHTSPASKLERKMVEAMQQRAQKGTSVKSFNSVIMKFPKIDESLRNCRIIFQQFDEDSNGEIDQQELKHCFQKLDISFTDEEIKDLFQACDIYENMGMKFNEFIVFLCLVYLLNDPLVSEARKRMGLGSLEPTFETLVDSFVFLDKNKDGYVSKNEMIQAINETIGGERSSGRIGMKRFEEMDWDKNGTVTFKEFLFAFTRWVGIDDNEDDDDEEGV, from the exons ATGGGGGGCATAGTCGGGCGGGGTGATTCTCCAAGGCACACTTCACCAGCATCAAAGTTAGAGAGAAAGATGGTTGAAGCCATGCAGCAGAGAGCACAGAAAGGAACTTCTGTTAAATCATTCAATAGTGTTATTATGAAGTTCCCAAAAATTGACGAGAGTTTGAGAAACTGCAGAATTATCTTTCAGCAATTTG ATGAAGATTCCAATGGTGAAATAGATCAACAAGAACTTAAGCATTGTTTTCAAAAGTTGGATATCTCATTCACAGATGAGGAGATAAAAGACCTATTTCAGGCATGTGACATTTATGAAAACATGGGCATGAAATTTAATGAGTTCATTGTCTTCCTGTGCCTTGTTTATCTTCTGAATGATCCGCTTGTGTCAGAAGCA AGAAAAAGAATGGGACTAGGTAGTCTTGAACCAACTTTCGAGACATTGGTTGATTCATTCGTCTTCTTGGACAAAAACAAAGATGGGTATGTCAGCAAGAATGAGATGATACAAGCGATCAACGAAACCATCGGAGGAGAACGCTCTTCTGGGCGGATAGGCATGAAAAGATTTG AGGAAATGGATTGGGACAAGAATGGAACGGTGACCTTCAAGGAGTTCCTCTTCGCTTTTACTCGTTGGGTGGGGATTGATGATAAcgaagatgacgacgatgaggagGGAGTGTAA